The proteins below come from a single Hemitrygon akajei chromosome 2, sHemAka1.3, whole genome shotgun sequence genomic window:
- the LOC140719346 gene encoding zinc finger and BTB domain-containing protein 26-like isoform X2, protein MASGKLLRFQFPEHEGVTLQRMNQLRMEEWFCDVTIVVGGLRFPGHRVVLAACSPFLRDRFHMDPSREVQVCPMAGAEVVLRLLLSCYTGSLEFPFRDIVDYLAAASCLQMEHVVEKCRQSLSPCVASVLTEEGDGRPATPQIASSSSGRAPDAWPGPESGVKQENGRQGCAQTPLDAPSEPEPRIHSTMGPAGAGGGGGGLHEDESSAGPTDDLPEEDYGSPSSEGLQRGGEEPAPPQPPSPEGPGAEPVRCSECGAAFEQREQLAAHMVKHRLYLCLLCDKVFRKNARLAQHINVHTGFKPHCCTVCGRTFTQKRSLKDHMNLHNGDAPHCCNYCDMRFTHYNTLRVHLRDQHGKTTTSNSSGSRLAEIKVVVP, encoded by the coding sequence ATGGCCAGCGGGAAGCTGCTGCGTTTCCAATTCCCCGAGCACGAAGGCGTCACCCTGCAGCGGATGAACCAGCTGCGGATGGAGGAGTGGTTTTGCGACGTGACCATCGTGGTGGGCGGCCTGCGTTTCCCGGGGCACCGCGTGGTGCTAGCGGCCTGCTCTCCGTTCCTGCGGGACCGCTTCCACATGGACCCGTCGCGGGAGGTGCAGGTGTGCCCCATGGCCGGTGCCGAGGTGGTGCTGCGGCTGCTCCTGTCCTGTTACACTGGCTCGCTGGAGTTCCCGTTCCGTGACATCGTGGACTACCTGGCGGCGGCCAGCTGCCTGCAGATGGAGCACGTGGTGGAGAAGTGCCGCCAGTCCCTCTCGCCCTGTGTGGCCTCCGTGCTTACCGAGGAGGGCGACGGGCGCCCTGCCACCCCACAGATCGCCTCCTCCTCCTCGGGCCGGGCGCCGGACGCGTGGCCGGGGCCCGAGAGCGGCGTGAAGCAGGAGAACGGGAGGCAGGGGTGCGCCCAGACACCGCTGGATGCTCCCTCGGAGCCCGAGCCCCGGATCCACTCCACAATGGGGCCGGCCGgggctggaggaggaggaggagggctgCACGAGGACGAGTCATCGGCCGGCCCCACTGATGACCTCCCAGAGGAGGACTATGGGAGCCCATCCAGCGAGGGGCTGCAGCGAGGGGGTGAGGAACCAGCTCCGCCTCAGCCACCCAGCCCCGAGGGCCCCGGGGCCGAGCCCGTCCGCTGCTCCGAGTGTGGGGCCGCCTTCGAGCAGCGGGAGCAGCTGGCCGCCCACATGGTGAAGCACCGGCTCTACTTGTGCCTCCTGTGTGACAAGGTCTTCAGGAAGAACGCGCGCCTGGCGCAGCACATCAACGTTCACACCGGCTTCAAGCCGCACTGCTGCACCGTCTGCGGCCGCACCTTCACGCAGAAGCGCTCGCTGAAGGACCACATGAACCTGCACAATGGCGACGCGCCCCACTGCTGCAACTACTGCGACATGCGTTTCACCCACTACAACACCCTGCGCGTCCACCTGCGCGACCAGCACGGCAAGACCACCACCAGCAACTCAAGCGGCAGCCGGCTGGCCGAGATCAAGGTGGTGGTGCCCTAG
- the LOC140719346 gene encoding zinc finger and BTB domain-containing protein 26-like isoform X1: MKPVSLRDRSKRERRFSLPSGWAVRMPGVRALRNRRWSARSALHPGVAPFGFRSATRRSPPQSPDAAARSRGSAVRTMASGKLLRFQFPEHEGVTLQRMNQLRMEEWFCDVTIVVGGLRFPGHRVVLAACSPFLRDRFHMDPSREVQVCPMAGAEVVLRLLLSCYTGSLEFPFRDIVDYLAAASCLQMEHVVEKCRQSLSPCVASVLTEEGDGRPATPQIASSSSGRAPDAWPGPESGVKQENGRQGCAQTPLDAPSEPEPRIHSTMGPAGAGGGGGGLHEDESSAGPTDDLPEEDYGSPSSEGLQRGGEEPAPPQPPSPEGPGAEPVRCSECGAAFEQREQLAAHMVKHRLYLCLLCDKVFRKNARLAQHINVHTGFKPHCCTVCGRTFTQKRSLKDHMNLHNGDAPHCCNYCDMRFTHYNTLRVHLRDQHGKTTTSNSSGSRLAEIKVVVP, encoded by the exons ATGAAGCCAGTGTCGCTGCGGGATCGCTCAAAACGGGAACGGCGCTTCAGTCTGCCGTCAGGGTGGGCGGTGCGAATGCCTGGGGTCCGGGCACTCCGGAACCGCCGCTGGTCGGCCCGCTCCGCGCTGCATCCGGGAGTTGCGCCTTTCGGCTTTCGCTCGGCCACCCGCCGCTCGCCGCCTCAGAGTCCCGACGCCGCAGCTCGGAGCCGTGGATCCGCCGTCCG GACGATGGCCAGCGGGAAGCTGCTGCGTTTCCAATTCCCCGAGCACGAAGGCGTCACCCTGCAGCGGATGAACCAGCTGCGGATGGAGGAGTGGTTTTGCGACGTGACCATCGTGGTGGGCGGCCTGCGTTTCCCGGGGCACCGCGTGGTGCTAGCGGCCTGCTCTCCGTTCCTGCGGGACCGCTTCCACATGGACCCGTCGCGGGAGGTGCAGGTGTGCCCCATGGCCGGTGCCGAGGTGGTGCTGCGGCTGCTCCTGTCCTGTTACACTGGCTCGCTGGAGTTCCCGTTCCGTGACATCGTGGACTACCTGGCGGCGGCCAGCTGCCTGCAGATGGAGCACGTGGTGGAGAAGTGCCGCCAGTCCCTCTCGCCCTGTGTGGCCTCCGTGCTTACCGAGGAGGGCGACGGGCGCCCTGCCACCCCACAGATCGCCTCCTCCTCCTCGGGCCGGGCGCCGGACGCGTGGCCGGGGCCCGAGAGCGGCGTGAAGCAGGAGAACGGGAGGCAGGGGTGCGCCCAGACACCGCTGGATGCTCCCTCGGAGCCCGAGCCCCGGATCCACTCCACAATGGGGCCGGCCGgggctggaggaggaggaggagggctgCACGAGGACGAGTCATCGGCCGGCCCCACTGATGACCTCCCAGAGGAGGACTATGGGAGCCCATCCAGCGAGGGGCTGCAGCGAGGGGGTGAGGAACCAGCTCCGCCTCAGCCACCCAGCCCCGAGGGCCCCGGGGCCGAGCCCGTCCGCTGCTCCGAGTGTGGGGCCGCCTTCGAGCAGCGGGAGCAGCTGGCCGCCCACATGGTGAAGCACCGGCTCTACTTGTGCCTCCTGTGTGACAAGGTCTTCAGGAAGAACGCGCGCCTGGCGCAGCACATCAACGTTCACACCGGCTTCAAGCCGCACTGCTGCACCGTCTGCGGCCGCACCTTCACGCAGAAGCGCTCGCTGAAGGACCACATGAACCTGCACAATGGCGACGCGCCCCACTGCTGCAACTACTGCGACATGCGTTTCACCCACTACAACACCCTGCGCGTCCACCTGCGCGACCAGCACGGCAAGACCACCACCAGCAACTCAAGCGGCAGCCGGCTGGCCGAGATCAAGGTGGTGGTGCCCTAG